The region TGTGCGGCTGGTCGGCCAGCTCCGCCCAGTCGAGCCGCCGCGTTTCGGAAAACCGGTGCGACGGCGGGAAAACGCAGCAGAACCGGTCGGCGGCGATCGGCCGGACGTGCAGGCCCGGCAGCGGTTCGGGCACCACGGTGACGGCCAGGTCGACCACGCCGGTCCGGACCCGGTGCAGCACCTCGTCGGACATGCCGTCCTCGATGGACAGTTCGACCTCGGGATGTGCGGTGCGGTAGGCGGAGACCACCGGCGGCAGCAGGATCGCCGCCAACGACGGCAGCGCCGCGATCCGCACCCGGCCGCGGCTGCCTGCCAGAAAGCCTTCGAAGTGGTTGATCCCGGCGTCGAAAGCCTCGACCATGCGCCGGGCCACGCGGCAGAATTCGGCGCCTTCCGGCGTGGTGACCAGGTTGCGCGTGGTGCGTTCGAACAGCGTGATGCCCAGCTTGCGCTCCACCTCGCGGACCGTGCGACTCATCGAGGACTGCGCCAGGTGGAGCTGGTCGGCGGCGAGCGTGAAGCTTCCGGCGTCGTGCACGGCGAGAACCAGGCGGAGCTGCTGAAGCGTCAGATCCATGCTCACGAAGCATTAATCTATCAGCAACTTTTGCTTGACGTGCATGAGCGATGCGGATCACGGTACCTTCGTTCGATTTCGGAGGTTCTGCATGCTCGTCGCGAGTGGGTTCCTGACCGTCGGGGTCTTCCTGGCCCTGGTGCTGTCCCGTCGCGTTTCGGTGCTCTTCGCACTCACCCTGGTGCCGATCGCGGCCGCGCTGGCCAGCGGTTTCGGCGGCCGACTCGGCCCGCTGATCGCCGACGGGCTGGTCACCGTCGCGCCGGTGGCCATCATGATCACCTTCGCCGTGCTCTACTTCAGCCTGATGATCGACGCCGGG is a window of Saccharopolyspora phatthalungensis DNA encoding:
- a CDS encoding LysR family transcriptional regulator; translated protein: MDLTLQQLRLVLAVHDAGSFTLAADQLHLAQSSMSRTVREVERKLGITLFERTTRNLVTTPEGAEFCRVARRMVEAFDAGINHFEGFLAGSRGRVRIAALPSLAAILLPPVVSAYRTAHPEVELSIEDGMSDEVLHRVRTGVVDLAVTVVPEPLPGLHVRPIAADRFCCVFPPSHRFSETRRLDWAELADQPHIAFERTSSIRQHAERAFATAKVRPEVVLESRNITTVAGLVAAGLGVAVMPGLVLPLIGFAGLEHRALGNPEIRRHIAVVRDPHRPLAAATEAFMAAIGQTQRGADPLAPETTWL